In the genome of Mucilaginibacter sp. 14171R-50, the window CCAACCAAAAAACTGGTTGTGCCCGAAGTAAACGCCGATGTACTTACCGCAGAGGATAAGATCATTGCCAACCCAAATTGCTCGACCATACAAATGGTAGTGGCGTTAAAACCCCTGCACGATAAATACAAGATCAAACGCGTTGTAGTATCTACCTATCAATCGGTAACAGGTACAGGCGTTAAGGCTGTAGACCAGCTTTTTAACGAGCGTAAAGGTATAGACGGGCCGAAGGTTTATCCTTACACTATCGACCTGAACGTTATTCCTCAAATTGATGTGTTTACTGAGAACGGTTACACCAAAGAGGAAATGAAGATGATATTGGAAACCAAAAAAATAATGGGCGACGAAACTATCAAAGTAACCGCAACCACCGTGCGTATACCGGTTATGGGTGGTCATTCGGAATCTGTGAACATCGAGTTTTTGCACGATTTTGACCTGAGCGAGGTACGCGAGCTATTGGCCAATTCGCCGGGTATTGTAGTGGTTGATGATACTGCTAACCTGAAATACCCAATGCCGCTTGATGCGCACGACAAGGACGAGGTGTTTGTTGGCCGCCTTCGCCGCGACGAAACGCAGGACAACACCCTTAACTGCTGGATAGTATCTGATAACCTGCGTAAAGGTGCGGCAACTAACGCCGTACAAATTGCAGAGTACTTAGCTGCCAAAAATTTGATAGGGCAGGCTGTAGCTGTTTAGAGATTAGAGGTTTGTGATCAGAGATTAGTTCTTTGCACTGTAACAAATATATTTAATAGGGATGGTCGAAAGATTATCCCTATTTTTATTTTGTATGAAACGTTTATTGCTCCTTGCTGTATTTGCAACTATTTTGTCGGTTCCTGCAATAGCGCAGAACGGCAAAATTGAAGCCGACCTTTTACGATCGTTTACAAAGCTGGAATATTGGGACCATCAACAACGGAAAGGCGTTGACGGAGCAAGCGATTCGTTAGAGGCCGCTAATGATGTGTTTGAAACGAAGTTAAAGGGCTATGCAATTAACATCCCATCTACGATAGCCGAGCCTTTCACTGCTTTGAAAAAAGCGCACCTGGATATTTTTACCTCAAAAGATGGTTTGTTCAGGATATATTCATGGGAAACCTGGATGGGTGGTACGATGCGCGATTTTTC includes:
- a CDS encoding aspartate-semialdehyde dehydrogenase produces the protein MKVAVVGATGLVGTKMLQVLAERNFPVTELIPVASAKSIGKEITFKGKQFKVVSVEDAIKQKPDVAIFSAGGSTSLEQAPLFAAAGITVIDNSSAWRMDPTKKLVVPEVNADVLTAEDKIIANPNCSTIQMVVALKPLHDKYKIKRVVVSTYQSVTGTGVKAVDQLFNERKGIDGPKVYPYTIDLNVIPQIDVFTENGYTKEEMKMILETKKIMGDETIKVTATTVRIPVMGGHSESVNIEFLHDFDLSEVRELLANSPGIVVVDDTANLKYPMPLDAHDKDEVFVGRLRRDETQDNTLNCWIVSDNLRKGAATNAVQIAEYLAAKNLIGQAVAV